Proteins found in one Candidatus Zixiibacteriota bacterium genomic segment:
- a CDS encoding Cthe_2314 family HEPN domain-containing protein: protein MTFNDIEPQKIIDQLCFEYRRLDEHLEHPKHGLPNSIYLYCYAEDEKQIFPLTKFFRNIGGLERIEAFIDRLDSLWIAVEYFQDNIAVMRKDGGAFQKEMLEKYFICSMVDSLRSSLDILSGAIAYFFDLAGKNSMGFNYKKLIDPLAKKNGRLSDTCNSLYGSDDYAAIKKLRDAEKHAGLEKNVISIDELSKSIHMQRPTLVSRALFESPICKTLTNLLNIPHVLAEELLNHSLGYTSPNDKIAILCEDGRFFIPK, encoded by the coding sequence ATGACTTTCAATGATATTGAGCCACAGAAGATCATAGACCAATTGTGTTTTGAATATCGGCGCCTCGATGAACATCTCGAACATCCTAAACACGGTCTCCCCAATAGTATCTATCTTTATTGCTACGCGGAAGACGAAAAGCAAATTTTCCCGCTGACAAAATTTTTTAGAAATATTGGCGGATTGGAACGTATAGAGGCCTTTATAGATAGGCTTGATTCACTCTGGATTGCTGTCGAATATTTTCAAGATAATATAGCAGTAATGCGTAAGGATGGGGGGGCGTTTCAGAAAGAGATGCTCGAAAAGTATTTTATTTGTTCAATGGTGGATTCATTGAGATCCTCTTTAGATATTTTATCTGGTGCCATAGCATATTTTTTTGATCTTGCCGGCAAGAATAGCATGGGATTCAATTATAAGAAATTGATTGATCCTCTAGCCAAAAAGAATGGTCGATTATCCGACACGTGCAATAGTCTTTATGGATCAGATGATTATGCGGCAATCAAGAAACTTCGTGATGCCGAAAAGCATGCTGGTTTAGAAAAGAATGTTATATCAATTGACGAGTTATCAAAGTCAATCCATATGCAGCGCCCCACTTTAGTCAGCAGAGCATTATTTGAGTCTCCTATATGTAAGACTTTGACCAATTTGCTGAATATTCCGCATGTTCTCGCAGAGGAACTCTTGAATCATTCGCTTGGTTACACTTCTCCAAACGACAAAATAGCGATATTGTGTGAAGATGGCCGCTTTTTCATACCAAAATAG